Proteins found in one Planctomycetaceae bacterium genomic segment:
- a CDS encoding prepilin-type N-terminal cleavage/methylation domain-containing protein, which translates to MSHTRTTPSVAQAFQPVVSDTAWKGRATGFTLTELLIAVGILGVGMTIMAVIFAAGITDVQVAVSTSGSQMIASQGKSAAERKIKAANITTNSLVVLASPAVVNLISADDQKSPQGDPAAIKGFILLGRKIPNTASQQLVSVAYRRSSTGVTAVAGSITALCSGTNLTVALAADRDKLRVGTPIIAAETGDWARLIRIDSSTTPPTYTTDRPIGGLSSSAKLAWVVYETGSTVGDPSPAENMAVLVTNTSLP; encoded by the coding sequence ATGAGCCACACACGCACGACACCTTCGGTGGCACAGGCTTTCCAGCCTGTGGTCTCGGACACGGCCTGGAAAGGCCGTGCCACGGGTTTCACCTTGACCGAACTGCTCATTGCCGTGGGCATCCTGGGAGTCGGGATGACGATCATGGCGGTCATCTTCGCCGCCGGAATCACCGACGTCCAGGTCGCCGTCTCCACCTCCGGTTCGCAGATGATCGCCTCGCAGGGAAAGTCCGCCGCCGAACGCAAGATCAAGGCCGCCAACATCACCACCAACTCGCTGGTGGTGCTGGCCTCGCCGGCGGTGGTCAACCTGATATCGGCTGACGACCAGAAGTCGCCCCAGGGCGACCCTGCCGCCATCAAGGGGTTCATCCTGCTGGGACGCAAGATTCCCAACACCGCCTCGCAACAACTGGTCTCGGTGGCTTATCGACGCTCCAGCACGGGCGTGACAGCCGTGGCCGGCAGCATCACCGCGCTGTGCAGCGGCACGAACCTGACGGTCGCCCTGGCGGCAGACCGCGACAAGCTGCGGGTGGGCACGCCGATCATCGCCGCCGAGACCGGCGACTGGGCGCGCCTGATCCGGATCGACTCGTCCACCACGCCCCCGACCTACACGACTGACCGACCCATCGGCGGCTTGAGCAGCAGCGCTAAGCTCGCCTGGGTGGTCTATGAGACCGGCTCGACCGTGGGCGACCCCAGCCCGGCGGAGAACATGGCTGTTCTGGTGACCAACACGAGCCTTCCCTGA